One segment of Ureibacillus thermophilus DNA contains the following:
- the fabF gene encoding beta-ketoacyl-ACP synthase II: MKRRVVVTGIGAVTPLGNTVDETWAAIKEGKSGIGPLTRVDADLFPVKVAAEVKDFDIEQYIERKDARRMDRFTHFALASALMAVKDADLKITDEIADRVGVWIGSGIGGMETYEQQFETFQTRGPRRVSPFFVPMMIPDMASGQVSIYLGAKGPNACTVTACASGTNSIGDAFKVIQRGDADVMITGGTEAPIVKMALAGFCSATALSLNPDPNTASRPFDKERDGFVIGEGAGILVLEEYEFAKARGAKIYAEIIGYGATGDAYHITAPAPNGEGAARAIKQAIHDAGIDPTEIDYINAHGTSTPYNDLYETMAVKSVFGEHAYKLAMSSTKSMTGHLLGAAGGVEAIFTVLAIQEGILPPTINLHNPDPECDLDYVPNEARKAEVRYAMSNSLGFGGHNASLVFKKLDE, translated from the coding sequence ATGAAAAGGAGAGTTGTAGTTACCGGGATTGGTGCAGTAACTCCGCTCGGTAATACAGTAGATGAAACTTGGGCAGCCATTAAAGAAGGGAAATCCGGCATTGGGCCGTTGACAAGAGTAGATGCGGACTTGTTCCCTGTAAAAGTTGCGGCTGAAGTAAAAGATTTTGATATTGAGCAGTATATAGAACGGAAAGATGCTAGAAGAATGGACCGATTCACTCATTTTGCCCTTGCTTCAGCATTGATGGCGGTGAAAGATGCTGATTTAAAAATTACCGACGAAATTGCCGACCGTGTTGGTGTATGGATTGGCTCTGGTATCGGCGGAATGGAAACTTATGAGCAACAATTTGAGACATTCCAAACGCGCGGTCCACGCAGAGTAAGCCCATTCTTTGTACCGATGATGATTCCGGATATGGCGAGCGGACAAGTCTCTATTTATTTAGGGGCAAAAGGTCCGAATGCATGTACAGTTACTGCCTGCGCTTCTGGAACAAACTCCATCGGCGACGCTTTTAAAGTTATTCAGCGCGGCGATGCAGATGTCATGATTACGGGAGGAACGGAAGCACCGATTGTCAAAATGGCTCTTGCCGGTTTCTGTTCGGCAACGGCCCTTTCACTGAACCCAGATCCAAATACCGCTTCTCGTCCATTTGATAAAGAACGCGATGGATTTGTAATAGGGGAAGGAGCAGGGATTCTCGTATTGGAAGAGTATGAATTTGCTAAAGCCCGCGGTGCAAAAATTTATGCTGAAATTATCGGTTATGGAGCAACAGGTGATGCATACCATATTACAGCTCCTGCACCAAATGGGGAAGGTGCTGCCCGCGCCATCAAACAAGCCATTCATGATGCCGGCATCGACCCTACAGAAATCGATTATATTAATGCCCATGGTACAAGTACGCCATACAATGATTTATATGAAACGATGGCGGTGAAATCAGTATTTGGAGAGCATGCGTATAAACTTGCCATGAGTTCAACAAAATCCATGACCGGACACTTGCTTGGAGCGGCAGGAGGCGTTGAAGCAATCTTTACGGTTTTAGCCATCCAAGAAGGTATTTTGCCGCCAACTATCAACTTACATAATCCAGATCCAGAATGTGATCTTGATTATGTGCCAAATGAAGCGCGCAAGGCTGAAGTGCGCTATGCTATGAGCAACTCATTGGGCTTTGGCGGACATAATGCGAGCCTTGTGTTCAAAAAACTTGATGAATAA